One Glycine soja cultivar W05 chromosome 2, ASM419377v2, whole genome shotgun sequence genomic region harbors:
- the LOC114381947 gene encoding uncharacterized protein LOC114381947 encodes MANVQWRFQIFSEEANQRASIRMCSDSEQQGWRYTWEAQSHIPTLRLTLFPNDKTLNPSLQCKDLAVDLHSSHSFLTLTASFLSLRVPLPAVLVDGDSPVAFRPLSDHIEVKLLLLLPVDHPILSALDLSQTPPPDPLDSQSDVKILSSAGEVDFYCRTCAFKLTRIPLRNFVEMPSVNWREVADNWFGACCCSFGGISEKMVMRYVSSYMCRPGVCLVSSASVTLCKDDLVECNFLEGCGEQECSTVTEVSRDDGVVKGMRNCELNDERTSTCSDYGEVTHAFDSNSRLVHPEDEKLSVNLRCEVAKSKPGCGDFPDSCPDLNHAEDVTQTPSCCAHLTSNVGHGDSEHNLCGTAGKKGMPTETVEILGNQKSFLNGYLEDVFMARLSNLSKDIDWREFTCPQCTSLLGAYPCREGQTPVDGGVRFFKCYISTCVQVGGSGDMFSKYTMGKMFANQLMECANDESSFRFVIRDLTTKSPVLQIILLNPDTWSCSGNCSSLEDKDPIAKLKLQPIIKVLFSDCHNATESQSRLIEEWATKNSAEDIFMLTRQTQELVGLFISAKDLYPPCCASLQGLILSSLQL; translated from the exons ATGGCCAATGTGCAATGGCGCTTCCAAATTTTCAGCGAAGAAGCAAACCAAAGAGCAAGCATTAGAATGTGCAGCGACAGCGAACAACAAGGATGGCGTTACACATGGGAAGCACAGTCCCACATCCCAACGCTGCGTTTAACGCTCTTCCCTAACgacaaaaccctaaacccttctCTCCAATGCAAAGACCTCGCCGTCGATCTTCACTCCTCCCACTCCTTCCTCACTCTCACAGCCTCCTTTCTCTCCCTTAGGGTTCCGCTCCCCGCCGTCTTGGTCGATGGCGACTCTCCGGTCGCTTTCCGGCCTCTCTCCGACCACATCGAGGTCaagctcctcctcctcctccccgTCGACCACCCCATCCTCTCCGCCCTCGACCTCTCCCAAACCCCGCCGCCGGACCCTCTCGATTCACAATCCG ATGTGAAAATTTTGTCTTCTGCAGGAGAAGTTGACTTCTACTGCAGAACTTGTGCCTTCAAGTTGACCAGAATTCCTCTCAG gaattttgttgAAATGCCATCGGTGAATTGGAGAGAGGTGGCGGACAATTGGTTTGGAGCTTGCTGTTGTTCGTTTGGAGGGATAAGTGAGAAGATGGTGATGAGATATGTGAGTTCTTATATGTGCAGGCCGGGGGTATGTCTAGTAAGTTCTGCTTCTGTCACTCTTTGCAAGGATGATCTTGTGGAATGTAATTTTCTTGAAGGGTGTGGAGAGCAAGAATGTAGTACTGTAACAGAAGTCTCCAGAGATGATGGTGTTGTCAAAGGCATGCGAAACTGTGAATTGAATGATGAAAGAACTTCAACTTGCAGTGACTATGGTGAAGTGACCCATGCTTTTGATAGCAATTCTAGGCTTGTACATCCTGAGGATGAGAAGCTTTCTGTGAATTTGAGGTGTGAAGTTGCGAAGAGTAAACCTGGTTGTGGTGACTTCCCTGATTCATGTCCAGATTTGAATCATGCCGAAGATGTGACCCAAACTCCTAGTTGTTGTGCTCATTTGACAAGCAATGTTGGGCATGGAGACAGTGAACACAATTTATGTGGAACTGCTGGAAAGAAAGGGATGCCAACAGAGACTGTGGAAATTCTGGGAAATCAGAAGTCTTTCCTCAACGGTTATCTTGAAGATGTTTTCATGGCTAGATTATCAAATCTTTCTAAGGATATTGATTGGCGTGAATTTACGTGCCCTCAATGCACGTCTCTCCTTGGAGCCTACCCATGTCGTGAGGGACAGACACCTGTAGATGGGGGAGTACGATTTTTCAAATGTTATATTTCAACTTGTGTGCAAGTTGGAGGATCAGGGGATATGTTCAG TAAATATACAATGGGCAAAATGTTTGCAAATCAGTTGATGGAGTGTGCAAATGATGAATCATCATTTCGGTTTGTCATTAGAGATCTGACAACCAAATCCCCCGTCCTGCAAATCATTCTCTTAAATCCAGATACTTGGTCATGTTCTGGGAATTGTTCTAGTTTAGAAGACAAAGACCCAATTGCTAAATTAAAGTTACAGCCCATAATCAAAGTGCTTTTTTCTGACTGCCACAATGCAACAGAATCTCAATCAAG GTTGATAGAGGAATGGGCAACAAAGAATTCGGCTGAAGACATTTTCATGTTGACTCGTCAAACACAAGAATTGGTGGGGTTGTTCATATCAGCAAAAGATTTATATCCACCTTGTTGTGCTTCCCTTCAAGGTTTAATTTTGTCATCTTTGCAACTGTAG